A DNA window from Ctenopharyngodon idella isolate HZGC_01 chromosome 10, HZGC01, whole genome shotgun sequence contains the following coding sequences:
- the pigo gene encoding GPI ethanolamine phosphate transferase 3, which yields MRRLPVLVALIWVCSVFYVGIFLFVGGFLLVRLEVNRTSTCADVLSPGAQMKGDFCLSEPRFRRAVVLIIDALKADFTRYDPENTAPKPFENKLPVLDEMASSHPSQARLYTFRADPPTTTMQRIKGFTTGSLPTFIDVGNNFASNAILEDNLVHQLGQVGKRVVFMGDDTWVSLFPKKFHKSLPFPSFNVKDLHTVDNGILQNIYPTMEGDDWDVLIAHFLGVDHCGHRFGPDHPAMAEKLSQMDGVIRSVIKRLKNDTLLVVMGDHGMTDTGDHGGESQKETDAALFLYSSSPLFSAPGSQVEPEVVPQTDLVPTLALLLGVPIPYSSVGQVLLPLFPQNGSRGAPTGLSQAEALWINVKQVNRFLETYSNMAKDIPPDSLSQLRADFSNISSQYLAAVHKGHVPSLELVVSMQNYLTAVRETCRASWARFNPFKMAAGLLILGVSCVLCYVISELSHVVIQEGLLKLPILSGLVVGLVVAAGQLFTQGYLELSWCLGAASLSSEVLFLWRTRGVSPRGRWSASGLLTPALLVLFLRCASLLSDSYVIYEGHVVTFLLLTLSVYVPLRLNWNGFLVPLPPPDTQKPPRLLPTALPSSVVRREATILLVWLGVMVGSLYLSLSLHNCREEQGTCQPSPFLSPLSRVQDSQLRNLHYVLSVVSLAMWGYLLHRWLRHYGNLNCSSATVFSACFLLPLACVCMGLHWAVSATPEDTFRNLSELIGLAQVFLPRTTFFLLSLGLLLLWVDPMTVFLKSRTPLNSRGTSLPPPKYRASTGISPQAELHHLIPQLYQRIRHSLEDGVTEGGEADSRPAVEAYGLGTVYSAPLILLCGLLGLALLLLHPEGMALAFLLLLLEAAAMLHIHACSTTLSSLHKHSNGFSVPWAPVVSWSLAAAQFFHATGHLPTFPSIQWGAAFVGFPQGHTGTVLPASLVTLNTFSSHIIFAVGCPLLLFWPLVCEVRGTRSTRSAGAEESEDAVMEMRLRENPQKFSSGLLQLAARYLFVNGAQVFASVCAAAILRRHLMVWKVFAPKLMFEASGFIVGSMFVFLGVAMVMRVDMSVGGLFKKLLPQNSR from the exons ATGAGAAGACTTCCTGTTCTGGTGGCCCTCATCTGGGTCTGCTCAGTGTTTTATGTGGGCATCTTCCTGTTTGTGGGAGGCTTCCTTCTCGTCAGGCTGGAGGTCAACAGAACGAGCACCTGTGCAGACGTCTTATCTCCAGGAGCCCAGATGAAAGGAGATTTCTGCCTGAGCGAGCCTCGCTTTCGTAGGGCAGTGGTCCTGATCATCGACGCCCTGAAGGCCGACTTCACCCGCTATGATCCGGAGAACACAGCACCCAAACCGTTTGAGAACAAGCTGCCAGTGTTAGATGAGATGGCATCATCACACCCCTCACAAGCGAGACTCTACACCTTTCGGGCCGATCCGCCCACCACTACCATGCAGAGGATCAAAGGCTTTACGACAGGTTCCCTGCCCACGTTCATTGATGTGGGAAATAACTTTGCATCCAATGCCATCCTGGAAGACAATCTAGTGCACCAGCTGGGCCAAGTGG GCAAGAGAGTCGTTTTTATGGGGGATGATACATGGGTGAGTCTCTTCCCCAAGAAGTTCCACAAATCTCTGCCCTTCCCCTCCTTCAATGTGAAGGACTTGCACACTGTGGACAATGGCATTCTGCAAAACATTTATCCTACCA TGGAGGGGGATGATTGGGACGTGTTAATTGCTCACTTCCTGGGTGTGGATCACTGTGGGCACAGATTTGGCCCAGATCACCCTGCGATGGCTGAGAAACTCTCCCAGATGGATGGAGTTATCAG GTCAGTGATAAAGCGTCTGAAGAACGACACCCTGTTGGTTGTGATGGGTGATCATGGAATGACGGACACTGGGGATCATGGTGGAGAGAGCCAGAAAGAAACAGATGCTGCCCTGTTTCTCTACAGTTCCTCTCCCTTATTTTCAGCACCAGGCTCCCAG GTGGAACCTGAGGTAGTACCTCAGACTGATCTGGTGCCCACCCTGGCATTGCTGCTGGGAGTTCCCATTCCCTATAGCAGTGTGGGCCAAGTTCTTCTGCCACTTTTTCCTCAGAATGGCTCCCGAGGTGCACCTACAGGACTCAGCCAGGCTGAGGCGCTGTGGATTAACGTCAAACAG GTAAACCGCTTCTTGGAGACCTACTCTAACATGGCCAAAGACATCCCACCAGACAGTCTGTCTCAACTGCGGGCTGACTTCTCAAACATTTCCTCCCAGTACTTGGCCGCTGTCCACAAGGGTCATGTTCCCTCTCTTGAGTTAGTCGTCTCCATGCAGAACTATCTGACAGCTGTCAGGGAGACTTGTAGAGCCTCCTGGGCCCGTTTCAACCCTTTCAAAATGGCTGCTGGGCTCTTAATCTTAGGGGTTTCCTGTGTGCTGTGCTACGTCATTTCCGAGTTGTCTCATGTAGTAATTCAGGAGGGCCTGCTGAAGTTGCCCATACTTTCAGGGCTGGTCGTAGGACTAGTAGTAGCTGCAGGTCAGCTGTTCACACAAGGTTATTTGGAGCTTTCGTGGTGTTTGGGAGCTGCATCACTTTCTTCTGAGGTTTTGTTTCTATGGAGGACTCGTGGAGTTTCTCCAAGAGGTAGGTGGTCAGCTTCTGGCCTCCTCACGCCAGCCCTGCTGGTGCTTTTCCTGCGCTGTGCCTCGCTACTCTCTGACAGCTACGTCATCTACGAGGGCCACGTGGTTACCTTCTTGCTCTTGACGTTGAGCGTATATGTTCCTCTCCGTCTCAACTGGAATGGATTCCTGGTCCCGCTTCCTCCACCAGACACCCAGAAGCCACCTCGGCTGCTCCCAACAGCGCTGCCGTCCTCAGTTGTTAGACGGGAGGCCACCATCTTGCTGGTGTGGTTGGGAGTAATGGTTGGATCACTTTACCTATCCCTCTCACTCCACAATTGCCGAGAGGAGCAGGGCACCTGCCAGCCCTCACCTTTCCTCTCCCCGCTTTCACGTGTACAGGACAGCCAACTGCGTAACCTCCACTATGTCCTCTCTGTGGTCTCATTGGCCATGTGGGGGTATCTTTTACATCGTTGGCTCAGACACTACGGGAACCTTAACTGTTCCAGTGCGACTGTGTTTTCGGCCTGCTTCCTTTTACCACTGGCCTGTGTTTGCATGGGGTTGCATTGGGCAGTGAGCGCCACCCCAGAGGACACCTTCCGGAATTTGTCTGAGCTAATCGGCCTAGCCCAGGTGTTCCTGCCGCGGACCACTTTCTTCCTACTGAGCCTGGGATTGCTCCTGTTGTGGGTGGATCCCATGACTGTGTTCCTCAAGTCAAGGACTCCGTTGAACTCTCGAGGAACATCCCTGCCACCCCCCAAGTACCGAGCCAGCACGGGAATCAGTCCACAGGCTGAACTGCACCACCTTATACCACAGCTGTATCAGCGTATCCGACACTCGCTGGAGGACGGGGTCACGGAAGGTGGCGAAGCAGACAGCAGGCCAGCCGTGGAGGCTTACGGGCTCGGTACAGTGTACTCGGCGCCCTTGATCCTGCTGTGCGGACTCCTGGGGTTGGCGCTTCTGCTACTCCATCCAGAGGGAATGGCCCTTGCCTTCCTGCTTCTCCTGCTGGAGGCCGCAGCTATGCTGCACATCCACGCATGTAGCACCACTCTCTCCAGCCTGCACAAACACTCCA ATGGTTTCAGTGTGCCATGGGCTCCAGTGGTTTCATGGTCTCTGGCGGCTGCCCAGTTTTTCCATGCTACGGGACACCTCCCAACCTTTCCCTCCATTCAATGGGGTGCTGCATTTGTGGGTTTTCCTCAAGGTCACACAGGCACTGTACTTCCTGCCTCATTGGTGACCCTCAACACCTTCTCCTCTCACATCATCTTTGCAG TTGGCTGTCCTTTGCTGCTGTTCTGGCCTCTGGTGTGTGAGGTGCGTGGGACCCGATCTACGCGCTCAGCAGGAGCGGAGGAGAGCGAGGACGCTGTCATGGAGATGAGACTGAGAGAGAACCCTCAGAAGTTCAGCTCGGGTCTCTTGCAGCTCGCTGCACGCTACCTCTTTGTAAATGGAGCACAG GTTTTTGCGTCGGTTTGTGCTGCAGCCATCCTAAGGAGACACCTCATGGTGTGGAAAGTGTTTGCACCCAA ACTGATGTTTGAGGCATCTGGCTTCATCGTGGGcagcatgtttgtttttctggggGTTGCCATGGTGATGAGGGTGGACATGTCAGTGGGTGGACTGTTTAAGAAACTCCTCCCTCAGAACTCCAGGTAG
- the ccl19b gene encoding C-C motif chemokine 19b yields MMFSNSMTLWAGALLILSISLWSTTALGDGAEDCCLTTSDRHIPRRVVTTFTIQTGDGACRVPATIFVTKKGLKLCAPFPSENNWVSKLIDQILAPQKPKKSKGKKQKHQ; encoded by the exons ATGATGTTCTCTAACTCTATGACATTATGGGCAGGCGCTCTGCTTATATTAAGCATCAGTCTATGGTCTACAACAG CTCTTGGTGATGGGGCAGAGGATTGCTGTTTAACCACCAGCGACCGCCACATCCCACGGAGGGTGGTGACGACCTTCACCATTCAGACCGGTGATGGAGCCTGCAGAGTTCCTGCCACTAT ATTTGTCACAAAGAAGGGCTTGAAGCTCTGTGCACCCTTTCCCAGTGAGAATAACTGGGTAAGCAAACTGATTGACCAAATACTGGCACCACAAAAACCCAAAAAATCGAAAG GAAAGAAACAGAAACACCAGTGA
- the si:dkey-200l5.4 gene encoding uncharacterized protein si:dkey-200l5.4 isoform X2, translated as MRTGVPIILFVAVAGFHNAISASLEFDESIKSLEERVYEENITTTQPDESEYASARVKVTEDILRMTHMDGETETLTYNTETKVLEKKDSDDGETGALTDDPGSQQKTAHSEQTEESVRSAEDFSEEDYEEY; from the exons ATGAGAACTGGTGTACCCATAATCCTCTTTGTTGCAGTGGCAGGTTTCCACAATG CGATTTCAGCATCTCTGGAATTTGACGAAAGCATTAAATCGCTGGAAGAGAGAG TGTATGAAGAGAACATTACGACAACACAACCAG ATGAGTCGGAATATGCGTCTGCTCGTGTGAAAG TGACAGAAGATATCTTAAGAATGACTCATATGG ATGGAGAGACAGAGACACTAACATACAATACAG AGACAAAAGTGCTTGAGAAGAAAGATAGTGATG ATGGAGAGACAGGGGCACTAACAGACGATCCAG GCTCTCAACAAAAGACAG CGCACAGCGAGCAGACTGAAGAGAGTGTGAGAAGTGCTG AGGATTTCAGTGAGGAAGATTACGAAGAATACTAG
- the si:dkey-200l5.4 gene encoding uncharacterized protein si:dkey-200l5.4 isoform X1, whose translation MRTGVPIILFVAVAGFHNAISASLEFDESIKSLEERVYEENITTTQPDESEYASARVKVTEDILRMTHMDGETETLTYNTETKVLEKKDSDDGETGALTDDPGANTGSDESVDKDSEEDSSQQKTAHSEQTEESVRSAEDFSEEDYEEY comes from the exons ATGAGAACTGGTGTACCCATAATCCTCTTTGTTGCAGTGGCAGGTTTCCACAATG CGATTTCAGCATCTCTGGAATTTGACGAAAGCATTAAATCGCTGGAAGAGAGAG TGTATGAAGAGAACATTACGACAACACAACCAG ATGAGTCGGAATATGCGTCTGCTCGTGTGAAAG TGACAGAAGATATCTTAAGAATGACTCATATGG ATGGAGAGACAGAGACACTAACATACAATACAG AGACAAAAGTGCTTGAGAAGAAAGATAGTGATG ATGGAGAGACAGGGGCACTAACAGACGATCCAG GAGCGAACACCGGAAGTGACGAATCCGTAG ataAAGACTCTGAGGAAGACA GCTCTCAACAAAAGACAG CGCACAGCGAGCAGACTGAAGAGAGTGTGAGAAGTGCTG AGGATTTCAGTGAGGAAGATTACGAAGAATACTAG